AGATACAGTAAAACTACTGGACAAGATACAACGCACTCCTGACAAACCAACATCCCAGGTTTAATTAACAGAAGAACAGCTGACATGTTCATATTTAAAAAGGAGTCCTGACCTTGACCAATTTGCGCAGCTGATCCTCAGCCATCCGTCTGGCGGTGGATCGTGGGATGTCACTGGAGATCTTCACCTCCTGCATGGCCTGGATGTAGTACCGGAAGTTGGTGCGCGTGGATGTCTGGGCTGGACTGATGTCCACTACCACCAACCTCTCCACTAAACCAGactacaaacacagagagagagagagagagagacactgacctCACTGAGGGACGGACAAAATTAAGTTTAGAGAGGACAGGAGTGAACAGTGAGAAAGGTCAGCACTGCAGCATCGCGATCAACTCCTGGTGACATTTCTTGGCAGCTAACCTGCGTCAGGGCGGTCGTCATGGCCGTTTTCCCTCCCATGCTGTGGCCGATGAGGACGCACTTCTCGATGCGCAGCTTGGCAAGGAGGTGTTTCAGATCATCCGACATCGCTTCATAGGTCAGCACTGGGCTGTGAgggctgttgccatggttacggGCATCTACAGTCAGCACCTAACTGGACAAGGGACAGTTAGGACACTTGGAATGGGGGGAAAGAGGCAACTGAGCggaaacttgtttttaatgagtgaCAGCACAAACAAAGGCTGTATTGTGCACATGAGGTGAAGAGTTCCTTCTGGCACGCCAAAGAGCAGATTATCTATCAGTATTTATTacaaacaggctgctgaggagtCGTATCAAATGACGGGCCGCACACTGGTTGATTGTACGATCCCATGCCTGCTTTTGAATGAGGTCTCTAAGTCGGTCTGCTGAGAACAAACTCCAACACATAAAGATGAATTGTTGGCGATGTGACAACAGACAGGTGTGATGTCTTCATCACTGCATTACCTTTCGGCCCGTGCGCTGCACCAAGGACTTCGCTATTGAGTGGAAGTTTGATTTGCTGCCAAAGAGGCCATGAAGAAACACCAGGGGAGTGCTCTCTCCCTTCCCATCGAAGACATCATAGGTCAAGCTGAGTGGgctggagagagacaaaaaaagactgATTAGAGTCTCTCTGGTTATGTTTGTGGTAATGTTTGTCACAATTAATACATAAATCTAAGTAATGAAACTCTACAGACTGATGAGACATTCAGTgagtggaaaagaaaactgaatcacTTCAACTCACAGTGAAAAGAAATTTGCAGAACCTATTCGGAAAGAAATGCTGTGGCAGTATTATATAATGACTTGTATAACTGGTTAACTAACTGGTGACTAACTAATGATTAACTAACTGGTTATAATTATTCTACTCCCACCTGCTGGTACAACATTCACCAAACAGGTACAGACATTTTACTAGTTAATCTTTGATATAAAAGACCAACGTTTCACTTCGCCATTCATTGTTTTGCGAGTGTGTAAACGTGGAAGCTATTTTCCTTTCATTgtgacattaaatatttatttagtcattACAGATGTTAATCTAATATTAAACTGGGAGAGGACACATTCACACGAAcactaagaaaaaaacaatatgattGTCCTGATTAAAAACAGCCTTTGTAGACCTTtaattttcaagttttattcGCCAAGTTGAGTTTCTTTTATGATAAAGCTGTTAATTCAGCTTTGGTGATTCAATTATTTAAATTCTAGctataaaatgtgacaacacagtgaaaacacacatctcagAGCCCAAGATGAAATCTTTAAACTCTGTATTTTGTCTGACCAGAGTCCAAAACTCAGAGATAATCAATTACCAATTATATAAAATTGGATAAACTCAAAATCTTCACATATGAGAAGCAGAAAACTGCAAACAATTGGCACGCTTGCTAGAAAAAGgactttttattattaatctTATCTTATTAGGTAATATATTAAGATTGCCTTATCCTGTCCAGACATCTAACATCAATACATTACATCCTACACAATCAGTTTCCCTTCTATTTGTTTCACCATTCTGCAGTACAACCTTGTAATAAATCTTAGCTTCATACTGAGATTGGCCCAAATATTAAAGATGCACTTTGTAGGTCtgtggaagacattttaatcagaagagaaaatcaATAAGAATTGATTTCCCTGACTGAGTAAACTGAATTAACAGACTGTCATCACATGACAAGGCCACACTGGTTATTCAGTAATGGAAGTATAGTCAATAAATATGTCATAAACATATTCATTTGATGGACGCATGTAATACTTGACTTACATTATTATCATGTCCTTATTAATTTGCTAATTGTTGCATTTCTTTTACCAAatctacacagtgcacctttaaagatacACCTCTCAGTGTGAAGCAAGCTGAAACAAATTAATTCCTAAAGCAgtttaactgaaaataaacagtgcAGCACTGATGCAGGTAGGATTTATGACAGCAGTGTTGAATTAGACAGCATTAATTTTAGCTAAGCTTAGCTAGCACACCGGTAAGTTAGCATACATGACGCCTAGCACGCACTATTCCGAATAATACACGACagaaatcagtgttttattgagCTTCACAACGGAATAATATAAAGCAGGACATGTTGTCCACATCTGAATTCTTCTTTCTGACTGTGATGAAAGCTAAAGTGCTGCTCTTGCTAACCAGACGCCTGAATGTCATTTACGTAAACAGTGTAAAGTTAACGGTTAATGACGACACGACCCGGTGACGTCGAATTAACACGGTTGTTTCAAGCTGCCAGCCTTTAAAAGATCGATACTGGACTGTCATGTCCACCCGGCGGCACCGCTACACCTCAGGCAGCCAGAGGGCATCAGTTAGCCGGGAAGCTAGCGGGGATACCTGGATGAGCTGGCTGCCCGGACCGTGGGAGCCACCCCGCACACATCCTGCTGTCCGGGGAAGAAACGACACGCCGGCCGACCGCTCAGCAGTCCTCTCTGGATCAAGCGACACAAAGAACTCATGGCAGCATATGCTCCGGTACCGGGCGGTCCACTAGCAGCATGTGGTTTTAAAAGCGGGCAGAATGACAGCAGAGGTTCTGTGAGTGTGCATGCAGATAGAGCAGAGCGCCCCGGAGGTCGAGATTGAAGGGAGACAACAGCTGATAGTGCGTCGTGACGTAGGACGCACGCCGACGTGGAATATTTGCCCCCTGACTTTGGTCTCGCAGGCACCGGAAGTCGCTTTCTGCTGTGATTAAAACACATCGTGTTGTAGCGCAGTTAGCTTCACTTTTACATCCAACACCTCACCGACAACATGGagacttttttaaatgtaaaaaatgtacgttgacagactgacagacaatGATTAATTACGTCTACAAATAGCCGAAGCCACGCCCCCTTCCGGTGGAACTTTATATGCTAGCGAACAGAGAGGGGCAAATAATGTGTGTTAGCTTGCTCACTAAAATAATTAACTATCCTTTCACATCACCGCACTTGTCAATGTGGACTGATTTATTGTGACTTTCACAGTTTTTAGTACCTTTTCTGTGCCGACTGGGCGGCCATGTTGTGGTGGTGACGTATGTTGGGCAAGGCGATGTAGGTCACTGAGGTTTCACACAAAACTAGACGATAATCCACCGTAAATACGACAAATTGCGACGTTGTTGATGTAGAAGACATGTATTGGTTTCTCTCCATTCACCAAGGTACAGAGCGTTTCTGAGGTCCCGTGAGGGAAACCGGAAGGGGCGTGGCTTCAGTTCTCTATGGACACTTAACAACACACAAtcactttacacacacatatacttgAAATACATTCATCTCTGTGCAGGATAtcattttttccactttttttgtgtatgtctTCCTCTTATTGCCTTTCTTAATTTTCCTGTTATATGTTGACCTGTGAAAGTAAGATCTAATCTGATCATATCTGAGATGGTGTTTTCAAGGAGGCAGTGCAGGctattttattgtaaataatacatCCTGTTAGATGGATTCATTTTGAGATCAAAGCCCCAATAAAAAATGACCATAGGACTTAGAAGAAGCGACCAGAagtaaaaatatacacattGCTTTGTTgggccactaggtggcgccaCAGGGTCACAATGCAGGCTACAGCACCTCACCCCTGACAAAATGATGATCTTATCTTGTCTCCTACACCAGGCTGCTCTGTCACCTCAGTAACAGCTAAAACCTCATGTCTTATGTTTTGGACTAATTCTGCACTTGTCTGCATTGTTTCCCACTTCACAGCAGGCAGGAGAGTTTAATATCAAGATACATGATCAttatttaagtttattttcttattagGATGGATTTCCAGTGATTTATTCTATCGCCCCTGGTCTCAAC
This sequence is a window from Acanthopagrus latus isolate v.2019 chromosome 13, fAcaLat1.1, whole genome shotgun sequence. Protein-coding genes within it:
- the abhd11 gene encoding protein ABHD11 isoform X2; its protein translation is MERNQYMSSTSTTSQFVVFTVDYRLVLCETSVTYIALPNIRHHHNMAAQSAQKRKRLPVPARPKSGGKYSTSACVLRHDALSAVVSLQSRPPGRSALSACTLTEPLLSFCPLLKPHAASGPPGTGAYAAMSSLCRLIQRGLLSGRPACRFFPGQQDVCGVAPTVRAASSSSPLSLTYDVFDGKGESTPLVFLHGLFGSKSNFHSIAKSLVQRTGRKVLTVDARNHGNSPHSPVLTYEAMSDDLKHLLAKLRIEKCVLIGHSMGGKTAMTTALTQSGLVERLVVVDISPAQTSTRTNFRYYIQAMQEVKISSDIPRSTARRMAEDQLRKLVKERSVRQFLLTNLVEQNGHYAWRVNLEAISAHLDHIMSFPNFDTIYEGPTLFLGGASSAYISSDDYPEIQRLFPSADIQYIPDASHWIHADKPLDFISSISSFLQS
- the abhd11 gene encoding protein ABHD11 isoform X1, coding for MERNQYMSSTSTTSQFVVFTVDYRLVLCETSVTYIALPNIRHHHNMAAQSAQKSRKRLPVPARPKSGGKYSTSACVLRHDALSAVVSLQSRPPGRSALSACTLTEPLLSFCPLLKPHAASGPPGTGAYAAMSSLCRLIQRGLLSGRPACRFFPGQQDVCGVAPTVRAASSSSPLSLTYDVFDGKGESTPLVFLHGLFGSKSNFHSIAKSLVQRTGRKVLTVDARNHGNSPHSPVLTYEAMSDDLKHLLAKLRIEKCVLIGHSMGGKTAMTTALTQSGLVERLVVVDISPAQTSTRTNFRYYIQAMQEVKISSDIPRSTARRMAEDQLRKLVKERSVRQFLLTNLVEQNGHYAWRVNLEAISAHLDHIMSFPNFDTIYEGPTLFLGGASSAYISSDDYPEIQRLFPSADIQYIPDASHWIHADKPLDFISSISSFLQS